Proteins from a single region of Acidobacteriota bacterium:
- a CDS encoding TonB-dependent receptor gives MDRCATMAAMGRRGSRRIVMRILKSGFVLLMAVGLMGLGQRLWAQASTTGSISGMITDPSGAAVPNAAVVAINSGTGAAHMARTDAHGNYVLPLLAPATYTLTVNATGFAKAQRSVLVELGQVSSGALKLALAGSTQTVEVGAAPPLLQTQNGNVASTISEKQVRELPIPGGDIYDLAQLQPGAVNTGSFFPSVDGMPTSSNMYTLDGMEDIDPYNNNTNGGATNLLLGINDVQEVTTVSNGYSAKYGTLAGSNVSMVTKSGTNNFHGNLIFDWAGENLMANDFFNNASGTPRPTSMAKQWVGSVGGPILHNKLFFFVDDEGLAVVLPSSQLATIPSQPYEAATLANLTANHPASVPFYQSIFKLYNGAAGASRATAVPGGGCSSDFTMPAPFAGAPCAMQFYSNASNFAWENVTVAKVDWNIDPSDHADVHWLLDRGVQSSGIDPINPVFNQVSNQPEFQAQANWEHTFGGSAVNSLLLAAQHYNAAFGPPNLASALQTFPGQLDFGDGSITTLGGFDGSANVGRAVTRIQISDDFVKTIGAHSFDVGFTGSKYLSNTLIGNNKNGDWVTSDMDSFYNGGLDTATGSNTQYAKGYPAFRMAPLEMMRIGGYADDNWHVTPRFMLTLGLRMDHPTSPSCRQNCFASPGDFLAMNHDATQPYNAAIKTGLNNAIGNIGAIEWQPRIGFAWQPWGASAGTVVRGGFGLFADNFPIDIASGFLGNLPLNPLFTPSNGLISPAEGNNALSVQAAKAQAALQSGFSNGATLAQLQAAVPGFQPPTLTTAASPLQNPSYEKWSLQVQRQLWTNAALTVGYEGNKGDHELMQNPALNTYSKTAYAGLPGAAPDARFGKVLEYQSNGSSNYNGMTGTFRDNFTSGVLMLNYTWGHSMDQGFGSGQIRMVELPDNLQALYGNSDDDIPNSFSGNYVWNVPFQKWLGGSSTLAGGWQVTGTFMARSGLPYSVLDTHTRSVLSRTNYDGRDVLANFLGGAVPGCSSPDQSCLVASEFSRASSAFGNQGRNMFRGPGFWSTDLSVQKGFAVPGWESAQLALRANAYNLFNHVNFARPVASLGNPLFGQITGTTYNASSILGGNGGDASVRMIQLQIGLTW, from the coding sequence GTGGATAGATGTGCGACGATGGCGGCCATGGGGCGCCGCGGGTCACGGAGGATAGTGATGCGGATCTTAAAATCGGGTTTTGTTCTGCTTATGGCGGTTGGCCTGATGGGTCTGGGGCAGCGGCTGTGGGCACAAGCGAGCACGACGGGCAGCATTTCTGGAATGATTACCGACCCCAGCGGCGCTGCCGTACCGAATGCCGCCGTGGTGGCGATCAATAGCGGCACAGGAGCGGCGCATATGGCCAGGACCGATGCGCACGGGAATTATGTGCTGCCCCTGCTGGCGCCGGCCACGTATACGTTGACGGTTAACGCCACCGGCTTCGCAAAAGCGCAGCGCAGTGTGCTGGTGGAGTTGGGACAGGTGTCCTCAGGGGCGTTGAAGCTGGCGCTGGCGGGAAGCACGCAAACGGTCGAAGTGGGCGCAGCGCCGCCGCTGTTGCAAACCCAGAATGGCAACGTGGCCAGCACGATCAGCGAAAAGCAGGTGCGCGAGCTGCCGATACCGGGCGGCGATATTTATGACCTGGCGCAACTGCAGCCGGGGGCGGTGAATACCGGCAGCTTTTTCCCGTCGGTAGACGGGATGCCGACCAGCTCGAACATGTACACGCTGGACGGCATGGAAGACATCGACCCGTACAACAACAACACCAACGGCGGCGCGACCAACCTGCTGCTGGGCATTAACGACGTGCAGGAAGTGACCACGGTGAGCAACGGCTACAGCGCCAAGTACGGAACGCTGGCGGGCTCAAACGTGAGCATGGTGACGAAGTCGGGAACCAACAATTTTCACGGCAACCTGATTTTTGACTGGGCCGGAGAAAACCTGATGGCCAACGATTTCTTCAACAATGCGAGCGGCACGCCCCGGCCGACGTCGATGGCGAAACAGTGGGTGGGCAGCGTCGGCGGGCCCATCCTGCACAACAAGCTGTTTTTCTTTGTGGACGATGAAGGCCTGGCGGTGGTGCTGCCCTCGAGTCAGTTGGCGACGATTCCCAGCCAGCCGTATGAGGCCGCGACGCTGGCGAATCTGACAGCGAATCATCCGGCCTCGGTGCCCTTCTACCAGTCGATTTTCAAGTTGTACAACGGGGCGGCGGGGGCGAGCCGGGCGACGGCGGTACCGGGCGGCGGCTGTAGCAGCGACTTTACGATGCCGGCACCGTTCGCGGGGGCGCCGTGCGCGATGCAGTTTTATTCGAACGCCAGCAATTTCGCCTGGGAAAACGTGACGGTGGCGAAAGTGGACTGGAACATCGATCCCTCCGATCACGCCGATGTGCACTGGCTGCTGGACCGGGGCGTGCAGTCCTCCGGCATTGATCCCATCAATCCGGTGTTCAACCAGGTCAGCAATCAGCCCGAATTTCAGGCGCAGGCGAACTGGGAGCACACCTTCGGTGGCTCGGCGGTGAACTCACTGCTGCTGGCGGCGCAGCACTATAACGCTGCGTTCGGACCGCCCAATCTGGCGTCAGCGCTGCAAACCTTTCCCGGTCAGCTCGATTTTGGCGACGGCAGCATCACCACGCTGGGGGGCTTTGACGGCAGCGCGAACGTCGGCCGGGCGGTGACGCGCATCCAGATTTCCGACGATTTCGTCAAGACCATCGGCGCGCATTCCTTCGACGTCGGCTTCACGGGTTCGAAATACCTGTCCAACACCCTGATCGGCAACAACAAGAACGGCGACTGGGTGACGAGCGACATGGATTCGTTCTACAACGGCGGATTGGACACGGCGACGGGTTCCAACACCCAGTACGCCAAAGGCTATCCGGCGTTTAGAATGGCGCCGCTGGAGATGATGCGCATCGGCGGCTACGCGGATGACAACTGGCACGTGACGCCCAGGTTCATGCTGACCCTGGGACTGCGGATGGATCACCCCACCAGCCCGTCCTGCAGGCAGAACTGCTTTGCCAGCCCGGGCGACTTCCTGGCGATGAACCACGACGCGACGCAGCCGTATAATGCGGCGATTAAAACCGGCCTGAACAATGCCATCGGCAATATCGGGGCGATTGAGTGGCAACCGCGCATTGGCTTTGCCTGGCAGCCGTGGGGTGCCAGCGCGGGCACGGTGGTGCGCGGGGGATTTGGGCTGTTTGCCGACAACTTCCCCATCGACATCGCCAGCGGGTTTCTGGGCAATCTGCCGCTGAATCCGCTGTTCACGCCCTCCAACGGATTGATTTCGCCGGCGGAGGGCAACAATGCGCTCTCGGTGCAGGCGGCGAAGGCGCAAGCGGCGCTGCAATCAGGCTTTTCCAACGGTGCGACGCTGGCGCAGTTGCAGGCGGCAGTGCCCGGCTTTCAACCGCCCACGCTGACGACCGCGGCCAGCCCGCTGCAGAACCCCAGCTACGAGAAGTGGAGCCTGCAAGTGCAGCGGCAATTGTGGACTAACGCGGCGCTCACGGTGGGATATGAGGGCAACAAAGGCGATCATGAGCTGATGCAGAACCCGGCACTGAACACCTACAGCAAAACCGCCTACGCCGGCTTGCCGGGCGCGGCGCCCGATGCCCGCTTTGGCAAGGTGCTGGAATACCAGAGCAATGGTTCGTCCAACTACAACGGCATGACGGGCACGTTCCGCGATAACTTCACGAGCGGCGTGCTGATGCTGAACTACACCTGGGGGCATAGCATGGACCAGGGATTTGGTTCGGGGCAGATCCGGATGGTCGAACTGCCGGACAACCTGCAGGCGCTGTACGGCAATTCGGATGACGACATTCCGAATTCCTTCAGCGGCAACTACGTCTGGAACGTACCCTTCCAGAAATGGTTGGGCGGAAGCTCGACGCTGGCGGGCGGATGGCAGGTAACGGGCACCTTCATGGCGCGCTCGGGTCTGCCGTACTCGGTGCTCGACACCCACACGCGCTCGGTGCTGAGCCGGACGAACTATGACGGCCGGGACGTGCTGGCGAATTTCCTCGGGGGTGCGGTTCCGGGTTGTTCGAGCCCGGATCAGTCCTGTCTGGTCGCCAGCGAGTTCAGCCGGGCGAGCAGCGCCTTCGGCAACCAGGGGCGCAATATGTTCCGGGGGCCGGGCTTCTGGTCCACCGACCTGTCGGTGCAGAAGGGCTTTGCGGTGCCGGGCTGGGAATCGGCGCAACTGGCACTGCGGGCCAATGCCTACAACCTGTTCAATCACGTCAACTTCGCCCGGCCCGTGGCTTCGCTCGGCAACCCGCTTTTCGGGCAGATTACGGGCACGACCTATAACGCGTCGTCGATATTGGGCGGCAATGGGGGCGATGCATCCGTGCGCATGATCCAGCTCCAGATCGGACTGACCTGGTAG
- a CDS encoding CocE/NonD family hydrolase, translated as MVGAALLVTSAGAQFPTAIERLRAQREAVEKQLEKVAIIDRRVMIRMRDGKEVMADIYRPKTQAKAPIIFVRTPYNFNFWDVRNGTYADMSRQLYAVEHGYAYVEIEERGHFFSQGNYDILGPPLSDSADEVNWMTTQPWSNGKLGTTGCSSTAEWQSAAVAQDIPGWTTFNVQGFGAGVGRVGPYYEQGNWYRGGAVQMLFIDWLYGEQNQVRPAFPPNTPQADLIRASKMFDLAPQMPPVDWSQALWYLPEEDIIKHVDGPPGIFGSHVGGIATGGDMIARTPNSPQWTKGGLWNDSMTIRKPGLWFMSWFDVSVSPNLAEYNFVRRTAPAPVNDEQYAIIAPVLHCAYTRATQNTMIGDLSVGDARLDYNDIIYQWFDHFLKDQHDGALQRPRVLYYLMGKNVWKQSPSWPPPGVSTQTLYFSSGGHANTLHGDGALTPAPQASDHPDGYLYDPAHPVLTFGGGGCCEGNAVKFGSYDQDEHEMRNDILVYNSQPFTTGTEVSGPITVTLYVSSSAKDTDFTFKVMDVYPDGRAFNITENIQRMRWRDGYNHAPVWMQPGRVYKVTFQPIDTSYYFFPGHRLRIALSSSNFPRFDRNLNTGGNNYDEARGVIAHNAIHHDAEYPSSVTLTVLPARAARPTLAFGGSLKEP; from the coding sequence ATGGTGGGTGCGGCGTTGCTGGTCACGAGCGCGGGAGCGCAGTTTCCCACCGCGATCGAGCGGCTGCGGGCGCAGCGCGAAGCGGTCGAGAAGCAGCTCGAAAAAGTGGCCATCATTGACCGGCGCGTGATGATCCGCATGCGCGACGGCAAGGAAGTGATGGCCGACATTTACCGGCCGAAAACACAGGCCAAGGCCCCGATCATCTTCGTGCGGACGCCGTACAACTTCAATTTCTGGGACGTGCGCAACGGCACCTACGCCGACATGAGCCGCCAGCTCTACGCGGTCGAGCACGGCTACGCGTATGTCGAGATCGAGGAGCGCGGGCACTTTTTCTCGCAGGGCAACTACGACATCCTGGGGCCGCCGCTGTCGGATTCGGCCGATGAAGTGAATTGGATGACGACGCAGCCCTGGTCGAACGGCAAGCTGGGAACGACCGGCTGCTCCTCCACGGCGGAATGGCAATCGGCGGCGGTAGCGCAGGACATTCCCGGCTGGACGACCTTCAACGTGCAGGGCTTTGGGGCCGGCGTGGGGCGCGTAGGCCCGTACTACGAGCAAGGCAACTGGTATCGCGGCGGCGCGGTGCAGATGCTGTTCATTGACTGGCTCTACGGCGAACAGAACCAGGTGCGGCCCGCGTTTCCGCCCAACACCCCCCAGGCGGACCTGATCCGCGCCTCCAAAATGTTCGACCTGGCGCCGCAAATGCCGCCGGTGGACTGGTCGCAGGCGCTGTGGTATTTGCCCGAAGAGGACATTATTAAGCACGTGGATGGACCGCCGGGCATCTTCGGCAGCCACGTCGGCGGCATCGCCACCGGCGGCGACATGATCGCCCGCACGCCCAACTCGCCGCAGTGGACCAAAGGCGGGCTGTGGAACGACAGCATGACGATCCGCAAGCCCGGACTGTGGTTCATGAGCTGGTTTGACGTCTCGGTCTCGCCCAACCTGGCCGAGTACAACTTTGTGCGGCGCACCGCGCCCGCGCCGGTCAATGACGAGCAGTACGCCATCATTGCGCCGGTGTTGCATTGCGCCTACACCCGCGCCACGCAGAACACCATGATCGGCGACCTGAGCGTGGGCGACGCGCGGCTCGACTATAACGACATTATCTACCAGTGGTTCGACCATTTCCTCAAAGACCAGCACGACGGCGCGCTGCAGCGCCCGCGGGTGCTGTATTACCTGATGGGGAAGAACGTTTGGAAGCAATCGCCGTCGTGGCCGCCCCCGGGCGTAAGCACCCAGACGTTGTACTTCAGCAGCGGTGGCCACGCCAACACCCTGCACGGCGACGGCGCGCTGACGCCGGCACCGCAAGCCAGCGACCACCCCGACGGTTACCTCTATGACCCGGCGCATCCGGTGCTGACCTTCGGCGGCGGCGGCTGCTGCGAGGGCAATGCGGTGAAGTTCGGCTCGTACGACCAGGACGAGCATGAGATGCGCAATGACATTCTGGTATACAACTCCCAGCCCTTCACCACCGGAACCGAAGTCAGCGGGCCGATCACGGTGACGCTGTATGTGTCCTCGAGCGCGAAAGATACCGACTTCACCTTCAAGGTCATGGATGTGTACCCGGATGGCCGCGCCTTCAACATCACCGAAAACATCCAGCGCATGCGCTGGCGCGACGGCTACAACCACGCGCCGGTGTGGATGCAGCCGGGACGCGTCTATAAGGTTACCTTCCAGCCCATCGACACCAGCTATTACTTCTTCCCCGGCCACCGGTTGCGAATTGCGCTCTCCAGCAGCAACTTTCCGCGCTTTGACCGCAACCTGAACACCGGCGGCAACAACTATGACGAAGCCCGGGGCGTGATTGCGCACAACGCCATCCATCACGACGCCGAATACCCCTCCAGCGTCACGCTCACGGTGCTGCCCGCGCGGGCAGCACGGCCAACGCTCGCCTTCGGCGGCAGCTTGAAGGAGCCCTGA
- a CDS encoding choice-of-anchor D domain-containing protein codes for MLFPVIATAARAQTAQFTSAQSTIGSGLNSPFDVAVDGSGNVYIADSGNNRVLKETLSGGSYTQSTVADASTNGLNSPTGVAADGSGNVYIADNNNNRVLKETLSGGTYTQSIIASGLFNPISVAVDSSGNVYIVDPGNNRVLKETLSGGSYTQSTVANASTNGLNSPTAVAVDGSGNVYIADNGNSRVLKETLSGGAYTQSTVVSGVGPLDGVAVDGSGNVYITEYTLNVVLKETLSGGSYTQSTLADASMNGLNTPAGMAVDNSGNVYIADDGNHRVLKLQFAAVDFGSAAIGANAAVTFAFTFTNSTAATIGTPVVLTQGATGLDFADAGTGSCDTNGTSHSYISGNTCTVAVNFNPQYAGARDGAVELTNSSGAVIATAYVYGAGTGPQVTFAPAVQSTVFDNATNGLSQPYNLAVGGSGNVYIADAANNRVLKETLSGGLYTQTTVASGLNSPQGVAVDGSGNVYIADTFNNRVLKETLSGGSYTQSTVADLSTNGLQQPFAVAVDGSGNVYISDSLRNRVLKGTPSGGSYTSSTVVSGLGILAGIAVDGSGDVYVADDTNNVVLKETPSGGSYTQSVVADASTNGLNAPEGLAVDGSGNNVYIADYNNNRVLKETLSGSSYTQTTVAGSLNQPIGVAVDGSGNVYIGDRGLSKVLLEDVATPPSLSFASTVVYSGNSSDSPKTVTLSNIGNATLNFPLPTTAGAFNPSVSANFTWDSRSSCQQTNSGTGTAYTLQTGASCTVAIDFAPAIVGSSIPGSVTLTDNTRNNLGVTPPANATQTISLSGAATQASQTITFANPGTQTYGASPTLAATASSGLAVSFTSATASVCTVTTGGALSVVALGTCTMDANQAGNTDYTAAPTVSQSFTVAMATPSVTAWPAASAITYGQTLSASHLTGGSVSNNGSIVPGTFALVTPTAAPGSGTASESVIFTPTDTTDYTTVTGSVNVTVNPAPLTITAANATMTYGGTLPSVTSTIAGLVNGDTSSALGAITCSASTTTLKTTCSGAVDANYTITYASGTLTVNPAPLTITAANATMTYGGSAPSVTATISGLVNGDTSSALGAITCTASTTTLKTTCSGAVDANYTITYASGTLTITPAPLTITASNATMTYGGSVPSVTSTISGLVNGDTSSALGAITCSASTTTRKTTCSGAVDANYTITYASGTLTVNKATLTVTAAPVSIAYGSAVPAFSPSYSGFVNGDTAASALTGAPTLTTTATSKSGAGTYPIAAAAGTLAAANYSFTFAGSTLTVTPAAQTITFSTISTQAYGAAPLTLAATASSGLPVTFVLVSGPATLSGDTLTLTGGGTVATEATQAGNNDYQAATPVTRTFLVTAPGLTISPSTLAFGGELTGSTSAAQTVTLTNTGTSTLTIASLAASGGFAETSGCAATLAAGAHCTAQVTYTPAVVGSSSGALTVTTNASPATATVALSGSGENLLLAPGANPPPIVTPGQPALFALSITPSGGLTGGVGLACAVKPATQVSCSLAPTSLTLSGASPETISVVANTAAGAAGWALPGAPGSPNAWLQLGGALSVSGRTLPAIEARTPSDQRERPGQIVASPWPLWMLAALALLAGLAFALRRRRSHWAALVFGAALLLAACGTPPAALNPSAGSTPAGNYVLTVTATAAGGSRTAQLPFTVR; via the coding sequence ATGCTCTTTCCCGTGATCGCGACCGCGGCGCGAGCGCAGACAGCCCAGTTCACCAGCGCGCAGAGCACCATCGGCAGCGGCCTGAACTCCCCCTTTGACGTGGCGGTCGACGGCAGCGGCAACGTCTATATCGCCGACTCCGGCAATAACCGCGTGCTGAAGGAGACGCTCTCCGGCGGCAGCTACACGCAGAGTACGGTGGCCGACGCGAGTACCAATGGTCTAAATTCTCCCACTGGCGTCGCGGCGGACGGCAGCGGCAACGTCTATATCGCCGATAACAACAACAACCGCGTGCTGAAGGAGACGCTCTCCGGCGGTACCTACACGCAAAGCATCATCGCCAGCGGTTTGTTCAATCCCATTAGCGTGGCGGTGGACAGCAGTGGCAACGTCTATATCGTCGACCCCGGCAATAACCGCGTGCTGAAGGAGACGCTCTCCGGCGGCAGCTACACGCAGAGTACGGTGGCCAACGCGAGTACCAATGGTCTGAATTCTCCCACTGCCGTGGCGGTGGACGGCAGCGGCAACGTCTATATCGCCGATAACGGCAACAGCCGCGTGCTGAAGGAGACGCTCTCCGGTGGCGCCTACACGCAAAGCACCGTCGTCAGCGGCGTGGGCCCTCTCGATGGGGTAGCGGTGGACGGCAGCGGCAACGTCTATATCACCGAATACACCTTGAACGTCGTGCTGAAAGAGACGCTCTCCGGCGGCAGCTACACCCAGAGTACGTTGGCCGACGCGAGCATGAATGGTCTGAACACTCCCGCAGGCATGGCAGTGGACAACAGCGGCAACGTCTATATCGCCGATGACGGCAACCACCGCGTGCTGAAGCTGCAGTTCGCCGCGGTGGATTTCGGTTCGGCGGCCATCGGCGCCAATGCCGCAGTCACGTTCGCCTTTACCTTCACAAACTCTACGGCCGCAACCATCGGCACGCCGGTGGTGCTGACCCAGGGCGCGACCGGGCTGGACTTTGCCGACGCCGGCACGGGAAGCTGCGACACCAACGGCACCAGCCACAGCTACATCTCCGGCAACACCTGCACGGTAGCCGTGAACTTCAATCCACAGTACGCGGGCGCGCGCGACGGCGCGGTGGAGCTGACCAACAGCTCCGGCGCGGTCATCGCCACGGCCTACGTTTATGGCGCGGGAACAGGACCGCAGGTGACGTTTGCGCCGGCCGTACAGAGCACAGTGTTCGACAATGCCACAAACGGCCTGAGTCAACCCTACAACCTGGCGGTGGGCGGCAGCGGCAATGTCTATATCGCCGATGCCGCTAACAACCGCGTGCTGAAAGAGACGCTCTCCGGCGGCCTCTACACCCAGACCACGGTCGCCAGCGGCCTGAACTCTCCCCAGGGTGTAGCCGTGGACGGCAGCGGCAATGTCTATATCGCCGATACCTTCAACAACCGCGTGCTGAAGGAGACGCTCTCCGGCGGCAGTTATACACAGAGCACGGTGGCCGACCTGAGTACAAATGGTCTGCAACAGCCCTTTGCCGTAGCGGTGGACGGCAGCGGCAATGTCTATATCTCCGATTCCCTCCGCAACCGCGTGCTGAAAGGGACGCCCTCCGGCGGCAGCTACACATCGAGCACCGTCGTCAGCGGCCTGGGCATTCTCGCCGGCATAGCGGTGGACGGCAGCGGCGACGTCTATGTCGCCGATGACACCAACAACGTCGTGCTGAAAGAGACGCCCTCTGGCGGCAGCTACACACAGAGTGTGGTGGCCGACGCGAGTACGAATGGTCTGAACGCTCCCGAGGGCCTGGCGGTGGACGGCAGCGGCAACAACGTCTATATCGCCGATTACAACAACAACCGCGTGCTGAAGGAGACGCTCTCCGGCAGCAGCTACACCCAGACCACGGTAGCCGGCAGCCTGAACCAGCCCATTGGCGTGGCAGTGGACGGCAGCGGCAACGTCTATATCGGCGATAGGGGTCTCAGCAAGGTGCTCCTGGAAGACGTGGCGACACCGCCGTCACTCAGCTTCGCGAGCACCGTCGTGTATTCCGGCAACAGCAGCGACAGCCCGAAAACAGTGACGCTGAGCAACATCGGCAATGCCACGCTGAACTTCCCGTTGCCCACCACCGCCGGCGCCTTTAACCCCAGCGTAAGCGCGAACTTTACCTGGGACAGCCGGTCGTCCTGCCAGCAGACAAACTCCGGCACGGGAACCGCCTACACATTGCAGACCGGCGCGAGCTGCACGGTCGCGATTGATTTTGCTCCGGCGATCGTAGGCAGCAGCATCCCGGGCAGCGTGACGCTCACCGACAACACGCGCAACAACCTGGGCGTGACGCCACCCGCCAACGCCACGCAGACGATTAGCCTGAGCGGCGCAGCCACCCAGGCCAGCCAGACCATCACCTTCGCCAACCCCGGCACGCAGACCTACGGCGCCTCGCCCACCCTGGCTGCGACGGCCAGCTCCGGACTGGCGGTGAGCTTCACCTCGGCCACGGCCAGCGTCTGTACCGTCACCACCGGCGGCGCGCTGAGCGTGGTCGCCCTCGGCACATGCACCATGGACGCCAACCAGGCGGGCAACACGGACTACACCGCAGCGCCCACGGTTTCGCAGTCGTTTACGGTGGCGATGGCGACGCCCTCCGTGACGGCTTGGCCGGCGGCTAGCGCCATCACCTATGGGCAAACGCTGAGCGCATCCCATCTGACCGGCGGCTCGGTGAGCAACAACGGCAGCATCGTACCCGGCACGTTCGCCCTCGTGACGCCAACGGCCGCGCCCGGTTCCGGCACCGCCTCCGAGAGCGTGATCTTCACCCCCACCGACACGACCGATTACACAACCGTAACCGGCTCCGTCAACGTCACCGTCAACCCCGCTCCGCTGACCATCACCGCCGCGAACGCCACCATGACCTACGGCGGGACATTACCCTCCGTCACCTCCACCATCGCCGGCCTCGTGAATGGCGATACGTCGAGCGCCCTCGGCGCCATCACCTGCTCCGCTTCCACCACCACCCTCAAAACCACCTGCTCCGGCGCAGTTGACGCCAACTACACCATCACCTACGCGAGCGGCACGCTCACCGTCAACCCCGCTCCCCTGACCATCACCGCCGCGAACGCTACCATGACCTACGGCGGCAGCGCGCCCTCCGTCACTGCGACCATCTCCGGCCTCGTGAATGGCGATACGTCGAGCGCCCTCGGCGCCATCACCTGCACCGCCTCCACCACCACCCTCAAAACCACCTGCTCCGGCGCAGTTGACGCCAACTACACCATCACCTACGCGAGCGGCACGCTCACCATCACCCCCGCTCCCCTGACCATCACCGCGTCCAACGCGACCATGACCTACGGCGGCAGCGTACCCTCCGTCACTTCGACCATCTCCGGCCTCGTGAACGGCGATACATCGAGCGCCCTCGGCGCCATCACCTGCTCCGCCTCCACCACCACCCGCAAAACCACCTGCTCCGGCGCAGTTGACGCCAACTACACCATCACTTACGCGAGCGGCACGCTCACCGTCAACAAGGCAACCCTAACCGTAACGGCAGCGCCGGTCTCCATCGCCTATGGCAGCGCCGTTCCCGCCTTCTCGCCCAGTTACAGCGGCTTCGTCAACGGCGACACCGCGGCCAGCGCGCTCACCGGCGCGCCCACGCTCACCACCACGGCAACCAGCAAGAGCGGCGCCGGAACCTACCCCATCGCCGCCGCTGCCGGAACACTGGCTGCGGCCAACTACAGCTTTACTTTCGCCGGCAGCACGCTGACCGTCACACCCGCGGCCCAGACCATCACCTTCAGCACCATCTCCACGCAGGCCTACGGCGCCGCGCCGCTCACCCTGGCCGCCACCGCCAGCTCGGGGCTGCCAGTAACCTTCGTACTGGTCTCCGGTCCGGCAACGCTTTCTGGCGATACGCTCACCCTCACCGGCGGCGGCACGGTCGCCACCGAGGCCACGCAGGCCGGCAACAACGACTACCAGGCGGCCACGCCGGTCACGCGGACGTTCCTGGTCACCGCACCCGGACTTACAATCTCCCCCTCCACGCTCGCCTTCGGTGGCGAGCTCACCGGCTCAACCAGCGCCGCCCAGACCGTGACGCTGACCAACACCGGAACCTCGACGCTAACCATTGCCTCCCTTGCGGCCAGCGGCGGCTTCGCCGAAACCAGCGGCTGCGCCGCCACCCTCGCCGCCGGTGCGCACTGCACCGCGCAGGTGACCTACACGCCGGCCGTCGTGGGCAGCAGTAGCGGCGCGCTCACGGTGACTACCAACGCCAGTCCGGCCACGGCCACCGTGGCGCTCAGCGGCTCGGGAGAGAATCTGCTGCTGGCGCCCGGCGCCAACCCACCGCCCATCGTCACGCCCGGCCAGCCGGCGCTGTTCGCCCTGAGCATCACGCCCTCCGGCGGCCTCACCGGGGGCGTTGGGCTCGCCTGCGCCGTAAAGCCGGCCACCCAGGTAAGCTGCTCGCTCGCCCCCACGAGTCTGACGCTCAGCGGCGCCAGCCCGGAGACGATTTCCGTGGTCGCCAATACCGCCGCCGGCGCGGCCGGCTGGGCGCTGCCCGGCGCCCCAGGCTCACCCAACGCTTGGCTGCAGCTTGGAGGAGCCCTGAGCGTCAGCGGGCGGACCCTGCCGGCAATCGAAGCCCGCACTCCAAGCGACCAACGGGAGCGACCAGGGCAAATAGTGGCGAG